From one Paenibacillus terrae HPL-003 genomic stretch:
- a CDS encoding LutC/YkgG family protein, whose protein sequence is MSEQSNTSAQAKTAHQAWLHQMEAESRAKQVRFMDGIATKLKRPRQTQPPVQPFRGAPAFWHEFEWSAEQRIEEFTANFTSVGGHVVRLPDWEQTADWIARKARDLGATYIVRQNEPDLDALQLETALPEVRLSVWNTDPVEDWKARAAEADIGIVIADEAAAYTGSVAVLSSPEKGRAVSLLPTVLIILLPLERLRTRLGEILGRFDEAGREQLPAGIHFITGPSRSSDIENDLTIGVHGPGIVYTLLIG, encoded by the coding sequence ATGAGTGAACAGAGTAATACTTCTGCACAAGCAAAGACCGCCCATCAAGCGTGGCTCCATCAAATGGAAGCCGAATCCCGCGCCAAGCAGGTACGCTTTATGGATGGCATAGCGACGAAGCTCAAGCGTCCGCGACAGACCCAGCCGCCAGTGCAGCCGTTCCGCGGCGCACCTGCATTTTGGCACGAATTCGAATGGAGCGCGGAGCAGCGCATCGAAGAGTTCACCGCCAACTTTACAAGTGTTGGCGGGCATGTCGTGCGTCTGCCGGATTGGGAGCAGACGGCAGACTGGATCGCGCGCAAGGCGCGTGATCTGGGAGCGACCTATATCGTCCGGCAGAATGAGCCGGACCTGGATGCGCTCCAACTGGAAACGGCGCTGCCGGAAGTCCGTCTATCGGTGTGGAACACCGATCCAGTCGAGGACTGGAAGGCCCGCGCCGCCGAGGCGGACATCGGCATCGTGATCGCCGACGAAGCCGCTGCCTACACCGGTTCGGTGGCGGTGCTATCCTCGCCAGAGAAGGGCCGCGCGGTCAGTCTGCTGCCGACCGTGCTGATCATTCTCCTTCCGCTGGAGCGTCTGCGGACGCGGCTGGGCGAGATTTTAGGCCGCTTTGACGAAGCTGGACGTGAGCAGTTGCCCGCAGGCATTCATTTTATTACCGGACCCAGCCGCTCGTCGGATATTGAAAATGATCTGACCATCGGTGTACATGGACCCGGCATCGTCTATACGCTGTTGATTGGCTAA
- a CDS encoding LacI family DNA-binding transcriptional regulator produces MYNIKKIAEIAGVSTSTVSRVLNHHPYVSEATRTRVMEVIQELDYIPNINAVQLKVGRTKVIGIMTPTINNYYMQIIKGVSNAGKEQDYQVLIYQTEENRDLESAALELLRQKKVDGIVILRRMLDWSAVRHYTKYGPIVTCEPLKNKQISSIYLDHYEGFRIGLEHLAELGFEKIACTVGRKNSVNSQRRLQAYDDLLAARKLPVNEEWLLSGIHTVQDGMRAFAKLESLKERPHAIMTTNDLVACGIISAARSKGWNVPRDLAVVGFEADESQIADAMGLTHITNPLQQIGQEMFRTLYRQLNGQPLEPAPLSFELKVRQSTC; encoded by the coding sequence ATGTATAATATTAAAAAAATTGCTGAAATCGCAGGGGTATCGACAAGTACCGTGTCCCGGGTGCTCAATCATCATCCTTATGTCAGTGAAGCAACGCGTACCAGAGTGATGGAAGTGATTCAGGAACTGGATTATATTCCGAATATTAATGCAGTGCAGTTGAAAGTAGGCCGTACCAAGGTGATCGGGATCATGACCCCAACGATTAACAATTATTACATGCAAATCATCAAGGGAGTATCCAATGCGGGTAAAGAACAGGATTATCAGGTCCTGATCTACCAGACGGAGGAAAATCGGGATTTGGAAAGCGCGGCGTTAGAGCTTTTGCGGCAGAAAAAAGTGGATGGGATCGTCATTTTACGGCGTATGCTGGATTGGTCTGCTGTGAGGCATTATACCAAATATGGTCCGATTGTGACCTGCGAGCCATTAAAAAACAAACAAATTTCATCCATTTATCTCGACCATTATGAAGGATTTCGGATCGGATTAGAGCATTTGGCCGAGCTGGGATTTGAGAAAATCGCCTGCACCGTAGGCAGGAAAAACAGCGTCAACAGCCAAAGAAGACTCCAGGCCTATGATGACCTGCTCGCAGCAAGGAAGCTGCCAGTGAATGAGGAATGGCTGCTCAGCGGTATCCATACGGTGCAGGACGGAATGCGGGCGTTCGCCAAGCTGGAGTCGTTAAAGGAACGCCCGCATGCCATCATGACCACCAACGATCTTGTGGCATGCGGTATAATCTCCGCCGCCCGCAGTAAGGGCTGGAATGTTCCCAGGGACTTGGCGGTAGTCGGTTTTGAAGCTGACGAGAGTCAGATAGCCGACGCCATGGGACTGACCCATATTACGAACCCGTTGCAGCAAATCGGACAGGAAATGTTCCGTACGTTGTATCGACAGTTGAACGGCCAGCCTCTGGAGCCTGCCCCGCTCTCTTTTGAATTGAAGGTGCGCCAGTCTACCTGCTAA
- a CDS encoding glycoside hydrolase family 1 protein, producing the protein MEQAKRFPKDFLWGGAAAAMQIEGAYNVDGRGLSISDVFTFDPTLDKKHWLDQWHMMTHAQIKEALDPNSTQNYPKRRGNDFYHRYEEDIHLMAEMGFKCFRTSISWTRIFPNGDETEPNEKGLQFYDKVFDALLAKGIEPVISLTHYDMPLYLVTEYGGWKNRKLIEFFLRFAETVFTRYKDKVKYWITFNEMNCVKHHPFVSAGIIEENHPNLEQDKYQSAHHQFIASALAVKACHEIIPNSQIGSMISYLLLYPNTCNPDDVLECQKEERVSFFFSDVQARGYYPSYTARMFKEKGVVLHKEPGDDEILRDNLVDFISLSYYMSNNASATADQHAKASGNLIGGVKNPYLEQSEWGWQIDPKGLRYALNYLYDRYQKPLFIAENGVGATDQMNPDGTINDDYRIDYLKKHIEQMREAIEDGVDLFGYTAWGPIDMISASTSQASKRYGFVYVDQDDLGNGTLNRYKKKSFDWYKKVIESGGEVL; encoded by the coding sequence ATGGAACAGGCAAAACGATTTCCCAAAGACTTTCTGTGGGGCGGGGCAGCTGCTGCCATGCAGATTGAAGGTGCTTACAACGTGGATGGGAGAGGACTCTCCATCTCTGATGTATTTACCTTTGATCCGACACTCGACAAAAAGCACTGGCTGGATCAGTGGCATATGATGACCCATGCCCAGATCAAAGAAGCATTGGACCCCAACAGTACCCAAAACTATCCCAAACGCCGCGGAAATGATTTCTATCACCGTTATGAAGAAGACATTCATTTGATGGCCGAAATGGGTTTTAAATGCTTCCGTACGTCTATTTCCTGGACACGTATTTTTCCGAATGGCGACGAGACGGAGCCCAATGAGAAAGGGCTGCAATTCTATGACAAGGTATTTGATGCCCTGCTGGCCAAAGGTATTGAACCCGTCATCTCACTTACCCATTACGATATGCCGTTGTATCTTGTTACCGAGTATGGTGGCTGGAAAAACCGCAAACTGATTGAATTTTTCCTCCGTTTTGCCGAGACTGTGTTTACCCGTTACAAGGATAAAGTAAAATACTGGATTACGTTTAATGAAATGAACTGTGTCAAACACCATCCGTTTGTCAGCGCCGGGATCATCGAAGAGAATCATCCGAACCTGGAGCAGGACAAGTATCAATCTGCACATCACCAGTTTATAGCCAGTGCGCTGGCCGTCAAAGCCTGCCATGAGATTATACCAAACTCTCAAATTGGAAGTATGATCAGCTATCTGCTGCTTTATCCGAATACCTGCAATCCGGATGATGTGCTTGAATGCCAAAAGGAAGAGCGAGTGTCGTTCTTTTTCAGTGATGTACAAGCCAGAGGGTATTATCCGTCCTATACCGCACGCATGTTCAAGGAAAAGGGCGTTGTCCTGCATAAAGAACCGGGCGACGATGAAATCTTGCGAGATAACCTCGTAGACTTCATATCCCTGAGCTATTATATGTCCAACAATGCCAGCGCCACTGCCGATCAGCATGCCAAAGCAAGCGGAAATTTAATTGGCGGTGTGAAAAATCCCTACCTGGAGCAGTCCGAATGGGGCTGGCAGATTGATCCTAAAGGATTGCGTTATGCGCTGAATTACCTGTACGACCGCTATCAGAAGCCACTGTTCATTGCGGAAAACGGCGTGGGTGCGACAGATCAAATGAACCCTGACGGCACAATTAACGATGACTACCGCATCGACTATCTGAAAAAACATATTGAGCAGATGAGGGAAGCGATTGAGGATGGAGTAGACCTGTTCGGTTATACTGCCTGGGGCCCGATCGACATGATCAGTGCTTCGACCTCACAGGCATCCAAGAGGTACGGCTTCGTCTACGTCGATCAGGATGATCTGGGCAATGGAACATTGAACCGTTACAAGAAAAAAAGCTTTGACTGGTATAAAAAAGTGATTGAATCGGGCGGAGAAGTGCTCTAA
- a CDS encoding DMT family transporter: MKGLSLLLCLIWGFNFVIMKLGNRAFEPVQFAAFRFLTGTLLLFGILMWKRVPNPDRHTMKWVILCGILQTTYFNIAIQISLNYINAGLTSVLTYSMPLFLSVMAHFMIPGERLNTRKTIGIATGIMGLLFAMDIHLGGNLWAMLLGVSSAVAWALSNLIIKLKLQHCDKTQFTTWQMAFGALGLLLYSLLFERWEPHFSTTSIIYILFSGIVASALAFLLWTHILTRMEASKASVTLLLVPIIGVVSGWIFLHEELKAATLLGIFLVLAGIWIVNRSGAPKPQ, encoded by the coding sequence ATGAAAGGCTTGAGCCTGCTCTTATGCCTGATTTGGGGCTTTAATTTTGTCATCATGAAATTGGGCAATAGAGCCTTTGAGCCCGTTCAATTTGCGGCTTTCCGGTTTCTCACAGGGACGCTGCTCCTGTTCGGAATTCTCATGTGGAAACGAGTTCCGAACCCTGACAGGCACACGATGAAATGGGTTATCCTCTGCGGGATTCTCCAGACGACCTATTTTAATATTGCGATTCAGATATCGCTGAACTACATTAATGCTGGCTTAACCTCTGTGCTTACGTACAGCATGCCGCTGTTTTTATCCGTTATGGCTCATTTTATGATTCCGGGTGAGCGGCTGAATACACGCAAAACGATTGGAATTGCCACAGGGATCATGGGGCTATTATTTGCTATGGACATTCATTTGGGCGGCAATTTGTGGGCTATGCTGCTTGGGGTGAGTTCAGCGGTCGCTTGGGCACTTTCGAACCTGATTATCAAGCTCAAGCTCCAGCATTGCGATAAAACCCAGTTCACGACCTGGCAAATGGCGTTCGGTGCGCTCGGATTGTTATTGTATTCCCTGTTGTTTGAACGATGGGAGCCGCACTTTAGCACTACGTCGATCATTTATATTTTATTTTCCGGCATTGTGGCGTCTGCGCTTGCATTTCTGCTGTGGACCCATATTCTTACCAGAATGGAAGCAAGTAAAGCTTCTGTTACGCTGTTGCTGGTTCCCATCATTGGTGTTGTATCCGGCTGGATCTTTCTTCACGAGGAACTCAAAGCGGCTACCTTACTTGGCATTTTTTTAGTACTGGCAGGCATCTGGATTGTGAACCGTTCAGGGGCTCCAAAGCCGCAGTAA
- the licT gene encoding BglG family transcription antiterminator LicT produces MILKKALNNNVVLAEDENAQEVIATGNGIAFNLKPGDTIDEQKITKLFVVKTQDLSSKLADLLKDVKMECIEIADEIVEYARPRLAGDISDYIYLALIDHISFAIERHERGTPFENRFLWEIKRFYREEFAIGKHALEMIRNRINITFDENEAGFIALHFVNARLDNQKLDLTLKTSKVIKDIMDIVKYHFNVEFDEDSWNYNRFVTHLKFFAQRLFAHESADPQYMNLFEDLKVKFPEEHRCVQKIGVYVNKQFEQKLTNDEMMYLMIHISRLVNRTEN; encoded by the coding sequence ATGATTTTGAAGAAAGCGCTTAACAACAATGTCGTATTAGCAGAGGATGAGAACGCCCAAGAGGTCATTGCGACAGGGAATGGAATTGCATTCAACCTGAAGCCAGGAGATACCATCGATGAGCAGAAAATTACCAAGCTGTTTGTCGTCAAAACTCAGGATTTATCCTCCAAGCTGGCGGATTTGCTGAAAGATGTGAAGATGGAATGTATTGAAATTGCGGATGAAATCGTGGAGTATGCCAGACCGAGATTGGCTGGAGACATTAGTGATTATATTTATCTGGCCTTGATTGACCATATTTCATTTGCCATTGAACGGCATGAACGGGGAACCCCGTTTGAAAATCGATTTCTATGGGAAATCAAGCGGTTTTATCGCGAAGAATTTGCGATCGGAAAACATGCGCTGGAGATGATCCGTAACAGGATCAACATCACGTTCGATGAAAATGAAGCCGGGTTTATTGCTCTGCATTTCGTCAACGCCCGCTTGGATAATCAGAAGCTTGATCTGACGTTAAAAACGTCAAAAGTCATCAAGGATATTATGGATATTGTAAAATACCACTTTAACGTCGAGTTTGATGAAGATTCATGGAATTACAACCGATTTGTAACTCATCTTAAATTTTTTGCCCAGCGGCTTTTTGCCCACGAATCGGCAGACCCACAGTATATGAATTTGTTTGAGGACCTGAAAGTTAAATTTCCGGAAGAGCACAGATGCGTACAAAAAATAGGGGTGTATGTGAATAAGCAGTTTGAACAGAAATTAACCAATGATGAAATGATGTATCTGATGATCCACATTTCCAGATTGGTCAACAGAACAGAAAACTAA
- a CDS encoding beta-glucoside-specific PTS transporter subunit IIABC, with amino-acid sequence MSKHDELAKFIVTNVGGEENIRDLYHCMTRLRFTLKDKKKANKQALENSDGVISVIESGGQYQVVIGNHVSEVYDAIAGNYNLQVKSGNDKKEADAKEGNFISRAFTVMSSIFQPIVPALAGAGMLKAILVILTQLEWLDSASSTYAILAAAGNGVFYFLPLMLAFSASRTFKTQPIVSAAIMAALLEPNFTKLMENTGDIASFIHIPVVLMSYTTSIIPAILAIWLYSYLERFLKRVVPKSIELFMVPLVSLLIMVPLTAIVIGPLGVYTGKGIADGIEFLSTQSGLLTGAILGGGWTFLVMFGLHWGIAPAMINNLSLKGFDTIRPMMASATFAQSGVALGVFLKAKDKKLKAYALSSIFPSLFAGITEPIVYGLSVKLKRPMIAAVIGGMVGGAIAGHFQTTVLAYVFPAITTIPAFFTNTIAFYLISITISFVVTTVLTYILGFNEGNGATGAETGKAESEKSEPTSQTESGQTVVTENVYAPINGEIVPLSQVPDPAFSTEAMGQGIAILPSEGKVYSPVSGVVSLVFRTGHAVAITSDNHLDLLIHVGLDTVKLKGDYFTKHVEQGQRIERGDLLLEFDIPKIQAAGYDLTTPIIVTNSTAYQKVTQTQQKSVDLQSVLLTIH; translated from the coding sequence ATGAGTAAACATGATGAATTAGCGAAATTTATTGTAACCAATGTAGGCGGAGAGGAAAATATTCGTGATCTGTACCATTGTATGACTCGTCTGAGATTTACACTTAAGGACAAGAAAAAAGCCAATAAACAGGCTTTGGAAAATTCCGACGGGGTCATTTCTGTAATAGAAAGCGGAGGGCAGTACCAGGTGGTGATCGGCAATCATGTTAGCGAGGTCTATGATGCGATTGCGGGGAATTACAACCTTCAGGTAAAAAGCGGCAACGACAAGAAAGAGGCTGATGCAAAGGAAGGCAATTTCATCAGCCGTGCCTTTACCGTCATGAGCTCCATCTTCCAGCCGATTGTACCTGCTTTGGCTGGTGCAGGGATGCTGAAAGCCATCCTGGTTATTCTTACGCAGTTAGAGTGGCTGGACAGTGCTTCCAGCACCTATGCTATCCTTGCTGCCGCAGGCAACGGTGTGTTTTACTTCCTGCCACTGATGTTGGCGTTTTCAGCTTCGAGAACGTTTAAGACCCAGCCTATCGTATCTGCCGCCATTATGGCCGCTTTGCTGGAGCCTAATTTCACCAAGCTGATGGAGAACACGGGAGATATTGCTTCCTTTATCCACATTCCTGTTGTCCTAATGAGTTATACGACGTCCATTATTCCTGCGATTTTAGCCATTTGGTTGTATTCGTATCTGGAACGATTCCTGAAGCGGGTGGTTCCGAAAAGCATTGAATTATTTATGGTCCCGCTCGTTTCCTTGTTAATTATGGTTCCGCTTACTGCCATTGTAATTGGTCCGCTGGGAGTGTATACCGGTAAAGGTATTGCAGATGGCATTGAATTTTTGAGTACGCAAAGCGGTCTTTTGACGGGGGCCATTCTGGGAGGCGGCTGGACCTTCTTGGTGATGTTTGGTTTACATTGGGGGATCGCGCCTGCAATGATCAACAATCTTTCCCTCAAAGGGTTTGATACGATCCGGCCTATGATGGCTTCCGCGACCTTCGCCCAATCCGGTGTCGCTCTTGGGGTCTTTCTGAAAGCCAAGGATAAAAAGCTGAAAGCTTACGCACTGTCATCTATTTTCCCTTCCCTGTTTGCAGGTATCACAGAACCTATCGTTTATGGTCTGTCCGTGAAACTGAAAAGACCGATGATTGCCGCCGTCATCGGAGGAATGGTCGGAGGGGCCATTGCCGGGCATTTCCAGACTACCGTGCTTGCTTATGTGTTCCCGGCCATAACAACGATTCCGGCGTTCTTTACGAATACCATTGCTTTTTATTTGATCAGCATCACCATTTCATTCGTGGTTACTACCGTATTAACTTATATTCTGGGCTTTAATGAAGGAAACGGGGCAACGGGTGCGGAGACAGGAAAGGCGGAATCAGAAAAATCCGAGCCTACCTCACAGACTGAATCTGGACAAACCGTAGTCACCGAGAATGTCTACGCTCCTATAAATGGCGAAATTGTTCCGCTTAGTCAAGTGCCTGATCCAGCATTCTCTACGGAAGCGATGGGTCAAGGGATAGCCATTTTGCCGAGCGAAGGGAAGGTATATTCACCAGTATCCGGGGTTGTCTCGCTCGTATTTCGAACCGGCCATGCGGTAGCCATCACCTCCGACAACCATCTGGACCTGTTAATTCATGTGGGACTGGATACGGTTAAGCTGAAAGGCGACTATTTCACGAAGCATGTAGAACAAGGGCAACGGATTGAACGAGGCGATTTGCTGCTTGAATTTGATATTCCGAAAATTCAGGCAGCCGGTTATGACCTGACCACTCCGATTATTGTTACCAACAGCACTGCTTACCAAAAGGTTACCCAGACACAGCAAAAATCCGTAGATTTGCAAAGTGTTTTGCTCACAATACATTAA
- a CDS encoding glycoside hydrolase family 1 protein, which translates to MTEQIAKSFPEHFLWGGAIAANQAEGAWNEDGKGPAISDAFRGGIVGGTFDDTIDENKYYASHEAIDFYHRYKEDIALFAEMGMKCFRTSIAWSRIFPNGDDAEPNEKGLQFYDDLFDELLKHGIEPVITISHFELPLNLIRKYEGWKSRELIGFYTKYAEVVFKRYKNKVKYWMNFNEINHFHTIPLAAGGIVVQDDEHKLPTIYQASHHVFVASALATKLCHEMIPGAMMGAMLSLSPIYPNTCNPDDVFDAYELRRRSLFYSDVILRGYYPSYAKRIWKEHNIVIQMEPGDEQLLREHTADYLGFSYYRSTTHKAGMPILGNTGGIMGLDNPYLEKTPWGWPIDPKGFRYVCNEMYDRYQKPLFVVENGYGSHDEILEDGSIHDPERVDYLNKHLIQLHEAIEDGCEVLGYTWWGPIDIVSAGTGEMKKRYGFIYVDKNNDGSGTLERRKKNSFYWYQKIIESNGKVLFESQN; encoded by the coding sequence ATGACAGAACAAATAGCCAAAAGCTTTCCTGAGCATTTTCTGTGGGGTGGTGCTATAGCGGCGAATCAAGCCGAAGGGGCATGGAACGAGGATGGTAAAGGACCAGCGATCAGTGACGCATTCAGGGGAGGAATTGTAGGCGGAACGTTTGATGATACGATTGATGAAAATAAGTATTATGCTAGCCATGAAGCGATTGATTTTTACCATCGTTACAAAGAAGATATCGCCCTGTTCGCCGAGATGGGTATGAAATGTTTTCGGACTTCCATTGCATGGTCCCGAATCTTCCCGAATGGGGATGATGCCGAGCCGAATGAAAAAGGGCTGCAATTTTACGATGATCTGTTTGATGAGCTACTGAAGCACGGAATTGAGCCGGTCATCACTATTTCTCACTTTGAGCTGCCCTTGAATCTGATCCGCAAATACGAAGGCTGGAAAAGCCGCGAGCTAATCGGATTCTACACCAAATATGCGGAAGTTGTCTTCAAGCGTTATAAAAACAAAGTGAAATATTGGATGAACTTCAACGAAATCAACCATTTTCACACGATTCCTTTGGCGGCAGGAGGCATTGTCGTTCAAGACGATGAGCACAAACTGCCGACAATTTATCAGGCCAGTCACCATGTTTTCGTTGCCAGCGCGCTGGCTACTAAACTGTGTCATGAAATGATCCCGGGCGCGATGATGGGCGCTATGTTATCCCTGAGTCCGATCTATCCGAATACCTGCAATCCGGATGATGTGTTTGACGCCTATGAGCTGAGAAGAAGATCCTTATTCTATTCCGATGTGATCCTTAGAGGCTATTATCCAAGCTATGCCAAACGGATCTGGAAAGAGCATAACATTGTGATTCAAATGGAGCCTGGCGATGAACAATTACTGCGAGAGCATACGGCTGATTATTTGGGATTTAGCTATTATCGAAGTACGACGCATAAAGCAGGTATGCCCATCCTGGGCAATACAGGGGGAATTATGGGACTCGACAATCCCTATTTGGAAAAAACGCCATGGGGATGGCCGATTGACCCGAAAGGCTTCCGCTATGTGTGTAATGAAATGTACGATCGTTACCAGAAGCCTCTATTTGTTGTAGAGAACGGCTACGGCAGTCATGATGAAATTCTGGAAGACGGCTCCATTCATGATCCTGAGCGGGTAGACTATCTGAACAAGCATCTGATTCAACTGCATGAAGCTATTGAGGATGGCTGCGAAGTGCTAGGATATACTTGGTGGGGTCCAATCGACATTGTCAGCGCAGGAACGGGAGAAATGAAAAAGAGGTACGGTTTTATCTATGTGGACAAAAACAACGATGGTTCGGGTACGCTGGAAAGAAGAAAAAAGAACAGCTTCTACTGGTACCAAAAGATTATTGAATCCAACGGGAAAGTATTGTTCGAATCCCAAAATTAA
- a CDS encoding CHRD domain-containing protein has product MSTFKATLRGSHEVPPVRTNATGNAKFHYHKERRQLKFELTVCNISRVTQADIHLGRSGENGPVVAVLFGPSKFGITVKRGVVSGVLRACDLVGPLRGKTIYDLVCQIREGNTYVNVHTVRHPDGAIRGQIRRCK; this is encoded by the coding sequence ATGTCTACGTTTAAAGCCACTTTAAGAGGGAGTCATGAAGTACCTCCTGTCAGAACAAATGCCACAGGAAATGCGAAGTTTCATTACCATAAGGAACGTCGGCAATTAAAATTCGAACTTACTGTATGCAATATTTCACGGGTAACCCAAGCGGATATTCATCTGGGACGCAGCGGCGAAAATGGTCCGGTCGTAGCTGTCTTGTTCGGCCCTTCAAAATTTGGAATCACGGTCAAAAGAGGCGTTGTTAGCGGCGTGCTGCGTGCATGTGACCTCGTCGGTCCACTCAGAGGCAAAACCATTTATGATTTAGTTTGCCAAATCAGAGAAGGCAATACTTACGTTAATGTCCACACCGTTCGGCATCCAGATGGAGCCATTCGCGGACAGATCAGACGTTGCAAGTAA
- a CDS encoding rhamnogalacturonan acetylesterase, whose amino-acid sequence MKWIKGMTSMLLVALLCSTPGLNGTTPAYGAAGDYKFDFGAGPVESGYSGVSASLRYDATRGYGFRTPENVRNVGASGTGVASDAVRFLTTGTKSENTFDVDLAPGLYEVSVTLGNTTRASVAAEGVYQVINMTGDGAKDRFQIPVTDGQLNLLITEGKEGTSFAISALEIRRLSNNPVTNRTIYIGGDSTVCNYYPLDSSVQAGWGQLLPQFVNTNTFQVRNMASGGQIARGFHQDGQLEAIVKYIKPGDYFILQLGINDTNPKHNESEAEFKDWMRDMIRQVKAKGATVILSTPQGRATDFNANNVHTAENRWYRGSILALAQEEQTPLVDLNVLSSAYFTSIGPQATLALYMNGDTLHPNYTGAKELARLVAKDLKRQGLSGF is encoded by the coding sequence ATGAAATGGATAAAAGGAATGACCAGCATGCTTTTGGTCGCTTTATTATGTAGTACACCGGGCTTGAATGGGACAACGCCTGCGTACGGAGCGGCTGGCGATTACAAATTTGATTTTGGCGCAGGGCCAGTGGAATCAGGCTATTCCGGGGTGAGTGCATCCCTGCGATACGATGCGACGCGCGGTTACGGATTTCGTACACCCGAGAACGTACGTAATGTGGGAGCATCGGGTACTGGCGTCGCTAGTGATGCGGTACGGTTTCTGACTACCGGTACGAAAAGCGAGAATACATTTGATGTGGATCTTGCTCCAGGGCTATATGAGGTGTCGGTCACGCTAGGGAATACGACCCGAGCGAGCGTTGCCGCCGAGGGAGTGTATCAGGTTATCAACATGACGGGCGACGGAGCAAAGGATCGTTTTCAAATACCCGTGACGGACGGACAATTGAATTTGCTGATTACAGAAGGTAAAGAGGGAACCTCTTTTGCAATAAGTGCATTGGAAATCAGGCGATTGTCTAATAACCCCGTTACGAATCGGACGATTTACATCGGTGGCGATTCTACCGTCTGCAATTACTATCCACTGGATAGCAGCGTGCAGGCCGGATGGGGTCAGCTATTGCCGCAATTCGTAAACACGAATACATTCCAGGTCCGTAACATGGCGTCGGGGGGGCAAATTGCAAGGGGCTTCCATCAGGATGGTCAGCTAGAGGCTATCGTCAAATACATTAAGCCGGGGGATTATTTCATTCTCCAGTTGGGCATTAATGACACCAACCCTAAGCATAACGAAAGCGAAGCGGAGTTTAAGGACTGGATGCGGGATATGATCCGGCAGGTCAAGGCCAAAGGGGCAACCGTAATCCTGTCAACACCGCAGGGGCGAGCCACTGATTTTAACGCGAATAATGTACACACCGCTGAAAATAGATGGTATAGAGGCTCTATTTTAGCGCTGGCTCAAGAGGAACAAACACCTTTGGTCGATCTGAACGTTCTTAGCTCTGCTTATTTTACCTCCATTGGCCCGCAAGCCACACTTGCTCTGTATATGAACGGTGACACGCTGCATCCGAATTATACGGGAGCAAAGGAACTGGCACGTCTAGTAGCAAAGGATTTAAAAAGGCAGGGTCTAAGCGGTTTCTAG